From one Conexibacter woesei Iso977N genomic stretch:
- a CDS encoding methyl-accepting chemotaxis protein, with translation MPALSLRGKLLGSSLLLIALATIGSLIALSRLGSVETSGVAMHDHAYLPTSAALQVQQRTTDLALQSTTFSLLVAQYGPIEADRRPEFKVLDAATGQDLKALAGLSKQLDAAPPEQRALAHRIQREVVAFGKALDAARVAKGPVAVKSTLDALNRVIAALRGDSAKFAADSAVYAEQAKSDIKSAHDTGRNWVVISLVVTLLVGLASALRLSAVIRRGVRDILRTLTSLRDRDTAALREGLDGIAHGDLTLHAEPVTEPIVARSRDEIGEIAEMVDAIRTDTAASITSYNKSLDGLGTMIGAVSESVSTLSAASGQMAATSRDSGRAVGEIASAVEDVATGAERQVKAIDGARVLTGDMVAAARSSAGVAQETAGAADAARQVAVDGAEAVREATDAMASVREASTQATEAIRELGAKSEQIGGIVDAITGIAEQTNLLALNAAIEAARAGEQGRGFAVVAEEVRKLAEESQSAAASIASLITEIQAETTRAVEVVELGATRTDQGTATVASARDAFERITTEVEAVGGRVGEIAAAVAQLSETSARMDAEIADVAAISEQTSAATEQVSASTQQTSAASQEIAASADTLASTAVELARMVGEFRLPA, from the coding sequence GTGCCCGCATTGTCCCTGCGCGGCAAGCTGCTCGGCAGCTCGCTGCTGCTGATCGCCCTCGCGACGATCGGCTCCCTCATCGCGCTCTCGCGCCTCGGCTCGGTCGAGACGTCCGGCGTCGCGATGCACGACCACGCCTACCTCCCGACGTCCGCCGCGCTGCAGGTCCAGCAGCGCACGACCGACCTCGCGCTCCAGAGCACCACGTTCTCGCTGCTGGTCGCGCAGTACGGCCCGATCGAGGCCGACAGGCGGCCCGAGTTCAAGGTGTTGGACGCCGCGACCGGTCAGGACCTCAAGGCGCTCGCCGGCCTCTCCAAGCAGCTCGACGCCGCGCCGCCGGAGCAGCGCGCCCTCGCGCACCGGATCCAGCGCGAGGTCGTCGCCTTCGGCAAGGCGCTGGACGCCGCGCGCGTCGCCAAGGGCCCCGTCGCGGTCAAGTCGACGCTCGACGCGCTGAACCGTGTGATCGCGGCGCTGCGCGGCGACTCGGCGAAGTTCGCCGCCGACAGCGCCGTCTACGCCGAGCAGGCCAAGAGCGACATCAAGAGCGCGCACGACACGGGCCGCAACTGGGTCGTCATCTCGCTGGTTGTCACGTTGTTGGTGGGGTTGGCCTCGGCGCTGCGCCTGTCGGCGGTCATCCGCCGCGGCGTCCGCGACATCCTGCGCACGCTGACCTCGCTGCGCGACCGCGACACCGCCGCGCTGCGCGAGGGCCTGGACGGCATCGCCCATGGCGACCTGACGCTGCACGCGGAGCCGGTCACCGAGCCGATCGTCGCGCGCAGCCGCGACGAGATCGGCGAGATCGCGGAGATGGTCGATGCGATCCGTACCGACACGGCGGCGTCGATCACGTCCTACAACAAGTCGCTCGACGGCCTCGGCACGATGATCGGCGCGGTCTCCGAGTCCGTGTCGACGCTGTCGGCCGCGTCCGGCCAGATGGCCGCGACGTCGCGCGACAGCGGCCGTGCGGTCGGCGAGATCGCCAGCGCGGTCGAGGACGTCGCGACCGGCGCCGAGCGCCAGGTCAAGGCGATCGACGGCGCGCGGGTGCTGACGGGCGACATGGTCGCGGCCGCGCGCTCGTCCGCGGGCGTGGCGCAGGAGACCGCCGGCGCGGCCGACGCGGCCCGCCAGGTCGCGGTCGACGGCGCCGAGGCCGTGCGCGAGGCGACCGACGCGATGGCGTCGGTCCGCGAGGCGAGCACGCAGGCGACCGAGGCGATCCGCGAGCTCGGCGCGAAGTCGGAGCAGATCGGCGGCATCGTCGATGCCATCACCGGCATCGCCGAGCAGACCAACCTGTTGGCCTTGAACGCCGCCATCGAGGCGGCGCGCGCGGGCGAGCAGGGCCGCGGCTTCGCCGTCGTTGCGGAGGAGGTCCGCAAGCTCGCCGAGGAGTCCCAGAGCGCCGCGGCGTCGATCGCGTCGCTGATCACCGAGATCCAGGCCGAGACGACCCGCGCGGTCGAGGTCGTCGAGCTCGGCGCGACCCGGACCGACCAGGGCACCGCGACCGTCGCCTCCGCCCGTGACGCGTTCGAGCGGATCACGACCGAGGTCGAGGCCGTCGGCGGCCGCGTCGGCGAGATCGCCGCCGCGGTGGCGCAGCTGTCGGAGACGAGCGCCCGCATGGACGCCGAGATCGCCGACGTCGCCGCGATCAGCGAGCAGACGAGCGCCGCGACCGAGCAGGTCTCGGCCTCGACGCAGCAGACGTCGGCCGCGTCGCAGGAGATCGCGGCATCGGCGGACACGCTGGCCTCGACCGCGGTCGAGCTGGCCCGCATGGTCGGCGAGTTCCGCCTGCCGGCGTAG
- a CDS encoding MBL fold metallo-hydrolase translates to MTSDLHREIETHFQGAEKAVCTHWIDGYVIDPGPDSSVGNVLAALGDERPKAVLLTHIHLDHAGGAGALVEKWPDLEVWVHERGAKHVIDPSRLVASAERIYGDAMERLWGRIVPVPEGNVRVLSGDGGRAGGLEWAYTPGHAVHHVAYRHEDTNIVFAGDVAGVRIGDGPILPPTPPPDIDVERWHRSIDLVAAWRPSALALTHFGTFTDVERHLADLHVELDRWAQVARGADAAEFERAIRAEFDGVTDEDGYLKAMPPDTLYGGLARYWQKRDTSEPQ, encoded by the coding sequence ATGACCTCGGACCTCCACCGCGAGATCGAGACCCACTTCCAGGGCGCCGAGAAGGCGGTCTGCACGCACTGGATCGACGGCTACGTCATCGATCCGGGGCCGGACTCGTCGGTCGGCAACGTCCTGGCGGCGCTCGGCGACGAGCGGCCGAAGGCCGTCCTGCTGACCCACATCCACCTCGACCACGCGGGCGGCGCGGGCGCGCTGGTGGAGAAGTGGCCGGACCTGGAGGTCTGGGTCCACGAGCGCGGCGCCAAGCACGTGATCGACCCGTCGCGGCTGGTCGCGAGCGCCGAGCGGATCTACGGCGACGCGATGGAGCGCCTGTGGGGCCGGATCGTCCCGGTGCCGGAGGGCAACGTTCGTGTGTTGAGCGGCGACGGCGGGCGCGCGGGCGGGCTGGAGTGGGCGTACACGCCCGGGCACGCGGTCCACCACGTCGCCTACCGCCACGAGGACACCAACATCGTCTTCGCGGGAGACGTGGCCGGCGTGCGCATCGGCGACGGGCCGATCCTGCCGCCGACGCCGCCGCCGGACATCGACGTGGAGCGGTGGCACCGGTCGATCGACCTGGTCGCGGCGTGGAGGCCGAGCGCGCTGGCGCTGACGCACTTCGGGACGTTCACCGACGTCGAGCGTCACCTCGCAGACCTGCACGTCGAGCTCGATCGCTGGGCCCAGGTCGCGCGCGGGGCCGATGCGGCCGAGTTCGAACGCGCCATCCGGGCGGAGTTCGACGGGGTCACCGACGAGGACGGGTACCTCAAGGCCATGCCGCCGGACACGCTGTACGGCGGGCTGGCGCGTTACTGGCAGAAGCGCGATACTTCCGAGCCGCAATGA
- a CDS encoding ATP-dependent Clp protease adaptor ClpS produces the protein MSQTIELPRTAGPDGALGGAWRVIVRNDDHNTFDHVAGTLARHIPGIDMSKGYAIADRIHAAGLAIVWSGHKELAEHYWAQLRDAGLTMAPLEQS, from the coding sequence ATGAGCCAGACCATCGAGCTACCGAGAACCGCAGGACCCGACGGCGCCCTTGGGGGCGCCTGGCGCGTGATCGTCCGCAACGACGACCACAACACCTTCGACCACGTGGCCGGCACGTTGGCCCGGCACATCCCGGGCATCGACATGAGCAAGGGCTACGCGATCGCCGACCGGATCCACGCCGCGGGGCTGGCGATCGTCTGGTCCGGTCACAAGGAGCTGGCCGAGCATTACTGGGCGCAGCTGCGGGACGCGGGCCTGACGATGGCCCCGCTCGAGCAGAGCTAG
- a CDS encoding SigB/SigF/SigG family RNA polymerase sigma factor, with protein sequence MADSGGHIVETAARAAREQELLRRYHHGGDVRARDQLAEEMLPLARALAGRYAGRGEPMDDLVQVACVGIMKAIEGFDLTREVRFSSYATPTVLGEIKRHFRDRTWAMRVPRGLQELQLEVAKKRDELTGALGRSPTVQELADAIDAPFEEVLATIQSVGARRTRSLDEPTGEDMTLADSIGGRDIELERAEMRVLLDEAMDVLSERDREVLRLRFAEDLTQTEISTRIGVSQMQVSRIIRQSIAKLRLDIDKSPAAG encoded by the coding sequence ATGGCCGATTCAGGGGGGCACATCGTCGAGACCGCCGCCCGCGCTGCGCGGGAGCAGGAACTGCTGCGCCGCTACCACCACGGGGGCGACGTGCGGGCGCGGGACCAGCTGGCCGAGGAGATGCTCCCGCTGGCACGGGCGCTGGCTGGCCGCTACGCGGGGCGCGGCGAGCCGATGGACGACCTCGTGCAGGTCGCCTGCGTCGGGATCATGAAGGCGATCGAGGGCTTCGACCTGACGCGCGAGGTGCGGTTCTCGTCGTACGCGACGCCGACGGTGCTGGGGGAGATCAAGCGCCACTTCCGCGATCGCACCTGGGCGATGCGCGTGCCGCGCGGGCTGCAGGAGCTGCAGCTCGAGGTCGCGAAGAAGCGCGACGAGCTGACCGGGGCTTTGGGCCGCTCGCCGACGGTCCAGGAGCTGGCCGACGCGATCGACGCGCCGTTCGAGGAGGTGCTGGCGACGATCCAGTCCGTGGGCGCGCGCCGCACACGGTCGCTGGACGAGCCGACCGGCGAGGACATGACGCTCGCCGATTCCATCGGCGGTCGCGACATCGAGCTGGAACGCGCGGAGATGCGCGTGCTGTTGGACGAAGCCATGGACGTGTTGAGCGAACGCGACCGCGAGGTCCTCCGGTTGCGCTTCGCCGAAGACCTCACCCAAACCGAGATCTCGACCCGCATCGGCGTCTCCCAGATGCAGGTCTCCCGCATCATCCGCCAGTCGATCGCCAAGCTCCGGCTGGACATCGACAAGTCGCCTGCCGCCGGCTAA
- the ccrA gene encoding crotonyl-CoA carboxylase/reductase, translating to MAVDVTQVATVDTEPGTLPAQMTAWVIRPEREGEPLDAFQLEEIEVPEPAAFEVIVRVMAAGVNYNNVWAALGKPISVMKYGDHPEYGHHIGGSDASGVVWKVGPGVTRWKVGDEVVIHCNQASYEDPEVHGLDPMAAPSQRIWGYETTWGSFAQFTKVQAQQLLPKPTNLTWEEAASYGLTYFTAWRMLMTRCNLQAGQKVLIWGAAGGLGVFAVQICKAAGAECVGVVNSDEKGELVKQLGAKGFINRNEFAGMMRRGGETPEEEKARFKESRRFGNAVSEILGGAPDIVFEHVGAATFPTSVLTVKPFGKVVICAGTTGFNLDFDVRYLWMKQKEIVGSHFANAYECLKANELIESGAIRPVLWRTLGFDGVAEAHQLMKDNKHAGKISILVGAEKEGLGKTAEGPGAIYAEVG from the coding sequence ATGGCCGTTGATGTGACGCAGGTCGCCACCGTCGACACGGAGCCGGGCACGCTGCCGGCGCAGATGACCGCCTGGGTCATCCGCCCCGAGCGCGAAGGCGAGCCGCTCGACGCCTTCCAGCTCGAGGAGATCGAGGTACCCGAGCCCGCCGCGTTCGAGGTCATCGTCCGTGTGATGGCCGCCGGCGTGAACTACAACAACGTCTGGGCGGCGCTCGGCAAGCCGATCTCGGTCATGAAGTACGGCGACCACCCGGAGTACGGCCACCACATCGGCGGCTCCGACGCGTCCGGCGTCGTCTGGAAGGTCGGCCCCGGCGTCACGCGCTGGAAGGTCGGCGACGAGGTCGTCATCCACTGCAACCAGGCCTCCTACGAGGACCCCGAGGTCCACGGCCTCGACCCGATGGCCGCGCCGTCGCAGCGGATCTGGGGCTACGAGACGACCTGGGGCTCGTTCGCGCAGTTCACGAAGGTCCAGGCTCAGCAGCTGCTGCCCAAGCCGACCAACCTGACCTGGGAAGAGGCCGCCTCCTACGGCCTGACCTACTTCACCGCCTGGCGCATGCTGATGACGCGCTGCAACCTCCAGGCCGGCCAGAAGGTCCTGATCTGGGGCGCGGCGGGCGGCCTCGGCGTCTTCGCCGTGCAGATCTGCAAGGCCGCGGGCGCGGAGTGCGTCGGCGTCGTCAACTCCGACGAGAAGGGCGAGCTGGTCAAGCAGCTCGGCGCCAAGGGCTTCATCAACCGCAACGAGTTCGCGGGGATGATGCGCAGGGGCGGCGAGACGCCCGAGGAGGAGAAGGCGCGCTTCAAGGAGTCCCGCCGCTTCGGCAACGCCGTCAGCGAGATCCTCGGCGGCGCGCCCGACATCGTCTTCGAGCACGTCGGCGCGGCCACGTTCCCGACGTCGGTCCTGACCGTCAAGCCGTTCGGCAAGGTCGTCATCTGCGCCGGCACCACGGGCTTCAACCTCGACTTCGACGTCCGCTACCTGTGGATGAAGCAGAAGGAGATCGTCGGCTCGCACTTCGCGAACGCGTACGAGTGCCTGAAGGCCAACGAGCTGATCGAGTCGGGCGCCATCCGACCGGTCCTGTGGCGTACGCTTGGGTTCGATGGCGTCGCCGAGGCCCACCAGCTGATGAAGGACAACAAGCACGCGGGCAAGATCTCCATCTTGGTCGGCGCCGAGAAGGAGGGCCTGGGCAAGACCGCCGAGGGCCCCGGAGCCATTTACGCGGAGGTGGGCTAG
- a CDS encoding RES family NAD+ phosphorylase produces MSYEAVAFRACAFETPLWAFPNLVPGRWNRAGGRPVQYLSLHPMTPWAELLRNLHLRTAEEARELRLPIWAIRAHLDEEPLEIGFADAKRHGLTPADLIADDRTRCQGLADTLVAAGHRSILVPSAALPGTRNLVLFDPALVIDYDQIPLDVEDVPTALVSQGGRCPEGLWESVHHLGAAKPHSGLQAFLDGNDFTFTQPPVTAASLVPV; encoded by the coding sequence GTGAGCTACGAGGCGGTCGCCTTCCGCGCCTGCGCGTTCGAGACGCCGCTGTGGGCGTTCCCGAACCTCGTGCCCGGACGCTGGAACCGCGCGGGCGGGCGCCCGGTGCAGTACCTGTCGCTGCATCCGATGACGCCCTGGGCGGAGCTGCTGCGCAACCTGCATCTCCGGACCGCCGAGGAGGCGCGCGAGCTGCGGCTGCCGATCTGGGCGATCCGCGCGCACCTCGACGAGGAGCCGTTGGAGATCGGCTTCGCCGACGCCAAGCGCCACGGGCTGACGCCCGCCGACCTCATCGCCGACGACCGCACCCGCTGCCAGGGGCTCGCCGACACCCTGGTCGCCGCCGGCCACCGCAGCATCCTCGTGCCGAGCGCCGCGCTGCCGGGCACGCGCAACCTGGTGTTGTTCGATCCCGCGCTGGTGATCGACTACGACCAGATCCCGCTCGACGTCGAGGACGTCCCGACGGCGCTGGTCAGCCAGGGCGGCCGCTGCCCGGAGGGTCTGTGGGAATCGGTCCACCACCTGGGCGCCGCGAAGCCCCACTCCGGCCTGCAGGCGTTCCTGGACGGCAACGACTTCACCTTCACACAGCCGCCCGTCACCGCGGCAAGCCTCGTGCCGGTCTAG
- a CDS encoding methyl-accepting chemotaxis protein produces the protein MSQLFRWTIGRKLAAAFGAIVALFSLALIVAVTMQSSANNHWRELDRWQAGQDAIARQVTGSRQQQSAQALYVATFDPKYKAEWQAGVKISDAASAAAAKLHDPQITKISESAAATDHKHDNAVHKLLFPAVARGDHAAAVAALRKADTYVRGPIGASAKIAAYLQKGRERSEAKAIDASNNAKRVTIIALILGIVLAALVSVLITRSLAGRAKKIGIAARHLAEGDTEHTLDVSGDDELAVTAKHFGSVVDSLREMSSAAERVAAGDLTATVTPRSERDVLGRAFAKMIEDLRALVAKLTSSSRTLSTAAQEMANTSTETGRAVDDIARAVGDVAAGAERQVGAIQSARSSAASLSGAVSVGADGARETAAAAADAARAAEEGSDAVGAATAAMASVQASSADVTAAIRSLGDKSGQIGGIVDTITTIAEQTNLLALNAAIEAARAGEQGRGFAVVAEEVRKLAEESSQAAASIASLIGEIVSETSRAVGVVDDGAARTAQGAEVVDQARAAFDRIGAGVRDMDARVAGIAAAVEEIAQSSQRMEEELDAVGAVAEASSATSEEVSASTEQTSASTQQIAAAAQELATTAQELETLVSRFTVA, from the coding sequence ATGTCTCAGCTGTTCCGCTGGACCATCGGCCGCAAGCTCGCGGCCGCCTTCGGCGCGATCGTCGCGCTCTTCTCGTTGGCCCTGATCGTCGCCGTGACGATGCAGTCGTCCGCCAACAACCACTGGCGGGAGCTCGACCGCTGGCAGGCCGGCCAGGACGCGATCGCGCGCCAGGTCACCGGCTCGCGCCAGCAGCAGTCCGCCCAGGCGCTGTACGTCGCCACGTTCGACCCCAAGTACAAGGCCGAGTGGCAGGCGGGCGTCAAGATCTCCGACGCCGCGTCCGCCGCCGCCGCCAAGCTGCACGACCCGCAGATCACGAAGATCTCGGAGTCCGCCGCCGCGACCGACCACAAGCACGACAACGCCGTGCACAAGCTGCTCTTCCCGGCCGTCGCCCGCGGCGACCACGCCGCCGCCGTCGCCGCGCTGCGCAAGGCCGACACCTACGTCCGCGGGCCGATCGGCGCGTCGGCGAAGATCGCCGCCTACCTGCAGAAGGGCCGCGAGCGGTCCGAGGCCAAGGCGATCGACGCCTCCAACAACGCCAAGCGCGTCACGATCATCGCGCTGATCCTCGGGATCGTCCTCGCGGCGCTCGTCTCGGTCCTGATCACGCGCTCGCTCGCGGGCCGCGCCAAGAAGATCGGCATCGCCGCCCGGCACCTCGCCGAGGGCGACACCGAGCACACGCTCGACGTCTCCGGCGACGACGAGCTGGCCGTGACCGCCAAGCACTTCGGATCGGTCGTGGACTCGCTGCGCGAGATGAGCTCGGCCGCCGAGCGCGTCGCCGCCGGCGACCTCACGGCCACCGTGACGCCGCGCTCCGAGCGCGACGTCCTCGGCCGCGCGTTCGCGAAGATGATCGAGGACCTGCGCGCGCTCGTCGCGAAGCTGACGTCGTCCTCGCGCACGCTCTCCACGGCCGCGCAGGAGATGGCGAACACCTCGACCGAGACCGGCCGCGCGGTCGACGACATCGCCCGCGCCGTCGGCGACGTCGCCGCGGGTGCCGAGCGCCAGGTCGGCGCGATCCAGTCCGCCCGCTCGTCGGCCGCCTCGCTGAGCGGCGCCGTGTCCGTGGGGGCCGACGGCGCCCGCGAGACCGCGGCCGCCGCCGCCGACGCGGCCCGCGCCGCCGAGGAGGGCTCCGACGCGGTCGGCGCCGCGACCGCCGCGATGGCGTCGGTCCAGGCGTCGAGCGCCGACGTCACCGCCGCGATCCGCTCGCTGGGCGACAAGTCCGGCCAGATCGGCGGGATCGTCGACACGATCACCACGATCGCCGAGCAGACCAACCTGTTGGCCTTGAACGCCGCCATCGAGGCGGCTCGCGCGGGCGAGCAGGGCCGCGGCTTCGCCGTCGTGGCCGAGGAGGTCCGCAAGCTCGCCGAGGAGTCGTCGCAGGCCGCGGCGTCCATCGCTTCGCTGATCGGTGAGATCGTCTCCGAGACGAGCCGCGCGGTCGGCGTCGTCGACGACGGCGCCGCGCGGACCGCGCAGGGCGCCGAGGTCGTCGACCAGGCCCGCGCCGCGTTCGACCGCATCGGCGCCGGCGTCCGCGACATGGACGCCCGCGTCGCCGGGATCGCCGCCGCGGTCGAGGAGATCGCCCAGTCCTCGCAGCGCATGGAGGAGGAGCTGGACGCCGTCGGCGCGGTCGCCGAGGCGTCGTCGGCGACGTCGGAAGAGGTGTCCGCCTCGACCGAGCAGACCTCCGCGTCGACCCAGCAGATCGCGGCCGCCGCGCAGGAGCTGGCGACGACCGCGCAGGAGCTCGAGACGCTCGTCTCGCGCTTCACCGTCGCCTAG
- a CDS encoding MFS transporter, whose amino-acid sequence MNSPDLRARFVNDDNRRWWTLAAMCFALFMIMLDNTVVNVALPSIQRDLGASISGLEWTVNAYTLSFAVLLVTGGRLGDVFGRRRMFLFGVVTFGISSGLIGLAQSDAWLVTFRAVQGVGAAFMMPATLSIISNAFPPEERGKAIGTWAGVSAMALAIGPVVGGFLVENVSWQSIFFLNLPVAVLAVVVTLFATHESRDETAPRQVDLLGVVTLTIGLGALVLALVEGNGWGWGSARVIGLLVVAVVGLVSFAVTEARVANPMVDFKFFKSRSFAGANVVAFIVSFAMLATFFFFALYLQNIHHYSPLQTGVRFLPTTAVIIVVGPIAGRLSDRIGPRPLMTLGLLLNAVSLFWQGHVAADTSYGFLVGAFVLMGLGMGLVMSPMSTAAMNAVDPTKAGVASGVLSMSRMVGGTFGVAAMGALITALGRHKLDESLPSVPDSTRHTLAENLGAGGSALSSGDSTIGHAVQQAFLYALNDGLRIAAVVSALGAVAAWWLVAPGVPARKPVHDAASAEAGTGDAGAELGAAAETALA is encoded by the coding sequence ATGAACTCCCCAGACCTGCGCGCGCGCTTCGTGAACGACGACAACCGGCGTTGGTGGACGCTCGCGGCGATGTGCTTCGCGCTGTTCATGATCATGTTGGACAACACGGTCGTGAATGTCGCGCTGCCGTCGATCCAGCGCGACCTCGGCGCGTCGATCTCCGGCCTCGAGTGGACGGTCAACGCCTACACCTTGTCGTTCGCCGTCCTGCTGGTGACCGGTGGGCGGCTCGGCGACGTCTTCGGGCGGCGCCGGATGTTCCTGTTCGGCGTCGTGACGTTCGGGATCTCGTCCGGGCTGATCGGCCTGGCCCAGTCCGACGCGTGGCTGGTGACGTTCCGCGCCGTCCAGGGCGTCGGCGCCGCGTTCATGATGCCCGCGACGTTGTCCATCATCTCGAACGCGTTCCCGCCGGAGGAGCGCGGCAAGGCGATCGGGACGTGGGCCGGCGTGTCGGCGATGGCGCTGGCGATCGGGCCGGTCGTCGGCGGGTTCCTGGTCGAGAACGTGTCGTGGCAGTCGATCTTCTTCCTCAACCTGCCGGTGGCGGTCCTGGCGGTCGTCGTGACGTTGTTCGCGACGCACGAGTCGCGCGACGAGACGGCACCGCGGCAGGTTGATCTCCTCGGCGTCGTGACGCTGACGATCGGGCTCGGCGCGTTGGTGCTGGCGCTGGTCGAGGGCAACGGCTGGGGTTGGGGCTCGGCGCGTGTGATCGGGCTCCTGGTGGTCGCGGTCGTCGGGCTGGTGTCGTTCGCGGTCACCGAGGCGCGCGTGGCCAACCCGATGGTCGACTTCAAGTTCTTCAAGTCGCGCTCGTTCGCCGGTGCCAACGTGGTCGCGTTCATCGTGTCCTTCGCGATGCTGGCGACGTTCTTCTTCTTCGCGCTGTACCTGCAGAACATCCACCACTACTCGCCATTGCAGACCGGCGTGCGGTTTCTGCCGACGACCGCGGTGATCATCGTGGTCGGGCCGATCGCCGGCCGCCTGAGCGACAGGATCGGCCCGCGGCCGCTGATGACGCTCGGGCTGCTGCTGAACGCGGTGTCGCTGTTCTGGCAGGGCCACGTGGCGGCGGACACGTCCTACGGGTTCCTGGTCGGCGCGTTCGTGCTGATGGGCCTCGGGATGGGCCTGGTCATGTCCCCCATGTCGACCGCGGCGATGAACGCCGTGGACCCGACCAAGGCCGGCGTCGCGTCCGGCGTCCTGTCGATGTCGCGCATGGTCGGCGGCACGTTCGGCGTGGCAGCGATGGGCGCGCTGATCACGGCGCTGGGCCGCCACAAGCTCGACGAGTCCCTGCCCTCCGTCCCGGACTCCACCCGCCACACGCTGGCCGAGAACCTCGGCGCCGGCGGCTCAGCCCTGAGCTCCGGCGACTCGACGATCGGCCACGCGGTGCAGCAGGCCTTCCTCTACGCCCTCAACGACGGCCTCCGCATCGCAGCGGTCGTGTCAGCACTGGGCGCGGTAGCAGCCTGGTGGCTCGTCGCCCCGGGCGTGCCCGCCCGCAAGCCGGTCCACGACGCAGCCTCCGCCGAGGCAGGCACCGGCGACGCGGGTGCCGAGCTCGGCGCGGCAGCCGAGACGGCGCTGGCCTAG
- a CDS encoding magnesium transporter CorA family protein — protein sequence MEVLMSVDDPKIPELLERNEFFWLKLHGCSHDDIAELGRRFRLHPLAVEDTQEFGQRPKIDDYGDTALLVFYGVEPQGQPLEMHFHLSGQWMITVHHGLHELLHAAQQRFVGDPPRTEEEAIYRVIDALTDSFFPVLDGVDERIDELMDQMLESPSQDQREELFHLRRKLIELRRIATPQRDILARGGDILGRLPGLEADDARDWFRDVYDHLVRISELIDSYRDLLSGALDLYLSTVSNRLNAISKQLTVVATIFLPLTFVTGFFGQNFGTLVRHINTPAAFWGYGVGGMLLSAVLLLGYFRRAGFLGDE from the coding sequence GTGGAAGTCCTGATGTCGGTCGATGATCCGAAGATCCCTGAGCTGCTCGAGAGGAACGAGTTCTTCTGGTTGAAGCTCCATGGCTGCTCGCATGACGACATCGCCGAGCTCGGGCGGCGGTTCAGGCTGCATCCGCTCGCCGTCGAGGACACGCAGGAGTTCGGGCAGCGGCCGAAGATCGATGACTACGGCGACACGGCGCTGCTGGTCTTCTACGGCGTCGAGCCCCAGGGCCAGCCGCTCGAGATGCACTTCCACCTCTCCGGCCAGTGGATGATCACCGTCCACCACGGCCTGCACGAGCTGCTCCACGCCGCCCAGCAGCGCTTCGTCGGCGACCCGCCGAGGACGGAGGAGGAGGCGATCTACCGGGTCATCGACGCGCTCACCGACAGCTTCTTCCCGGTCCTCGACGGCGTCGACGAGCGGATCGACGAGCTCATGGACCAGATGCTCGAGTCTCCCTCCCAGGACCAGCGCGAGGAGCTCTTCCACCTCCGCCGGAAGCTCATCGAACTCCGCCGCATCGCCACGCCCCAGCGCGACATCCTCGCGCGCGGCGGCGACATCCTCGGCCGCCTCCCCGGCCTGGAAGCCGACGACGCGCGGGACTGGTTCCGCGACGTCTACGACCACCTCGTCCGGATCTCGGAGCTGATCGACTCCTACCGCGACCTGCTGTCCGGCGCCCTCGACCTCTACCTCTCCACCGTCTCCAACCGCCTCAACGCGATCTCCAAGCAGCTCACGGTCGTCGCGACGATCTTCCTGCCCCTGACGTTCGTCACCGGCTTCTTCGGCCAGAACTTCGGGACGCTCGTCCGCCACATCAACACGCCGGCCGCCTTCTGGGGCTACGGCGTCGGCGGCATGCTGCTCTCCGCGGTCCTGCTGCTCGGCTACTTCCGCCGCGCGGGGTTCCTCGGCGACGAATGA
- a CDS encoding MarR family winged helix-turn-helix transcriptional regulator yields MEATPAALAGELLDLWRVILKGSTRELYRLLDEIELSLTQLKLLHVLVEREAEVSVKELAEAMSISLPSASRTVDALLQRGLVERREDTDDRRMKRVSATQAARELIDRVDTARLHGLEDWAAHLPQDARSALMEALALIPPREDADRS; encoded by the coding sequence GTGGAAGCGACGCCGGCGGCCCTGGCCGGCGAGCTGCTCGATCTGTGGCGCGTGATCCTGAAGGGGTCGACGCGTGAGCTGTACCGGCTGCTCGACGAGATCGAGCTCTCGCTCACGCAGCTGAAGCTCCTGCATGTGCTGGTCGAGCGCGAGGCCGAGGTCTCCGTCAAGGAGCTCGCCGAGGCGATGTCGATCTCGCTGCCGAGCGCGTCCCGGACCGTCGACGCCCTGCTCCAGCGCGGGCTCGTCGAGCGCCGGGAGGACACCGACGACCGGCGGATGAAGCGCGTCAGCGCGACCCAGGCCGCGCGCGAGCTCATCGACAGGGTCGACACGGCCCGCCTGCACGGCCTGGAGGACTGGGCCGCGCACCTGCCGCAGGACGCGCGGAGCGCGCTGATGGAGGCGCTCGCGCTGATCCCGCCCAGGGAGGATGCGGACCGTTCCTGA